In Pan paniscus chromosome 1, NHGRI_mPanPan1-v2.0_pri, whole genome shotgun sequence, the DNA window CAATCTGCAAATCAGAAGCTTTCCAACTAGACTGGAATGGGTGGCTTTATTAGACACATTCCCAGTCACCTTGCTAACAGCCCTCAGGTTTCAGAAATGTCATTAAATATTCCATTCAAGAAACACAGGAAACCCTAAATGCGATCTACCTCATCCCCATCCCCACCGCCTCCCCCACACCATCTCCACCCTTCAGGCACATTCTAAACTTACAGAAATGTGGCCAGGAGAGAGTTAGACTATTTTGTGTGATGCAATACAGCCTGTTCAACTTTTGCATAGCAATTCAGCAAACACAGTTTTAAGCATTCAATTCTACTTCTACAGCTTCTTAAAATTCCCTGCAATATAATTATACTGATGGGAATGCAGAAAGATAATTGCTTTTAGAGGAAAGTTTCTCCTTTGTTCCATGTTCATCTGGCTTCCAGAAATGGAACAAGAGCCCTTGAACAGCAGAAATACGCATCCATGTGTCTCTAGTTATCATTTATTTACAAAGATAGACCTTGACAAATGTAATttgttcaataaaattaaaaggatgCACGATAATTCACTTAGACAAAGAGACTTGAAAGGGGACGTCATCGGCAGCAGTGCCGTCCATCATTCCAAATGATCAGCTGACTTTGAAGAAGTGGCAGGTGTTCCCCTTTTGGAATGCAGCATTGAAATAGTATTTagaagggggaaagaaagaaagagagctaGGAATTGGAGCAATTTTTTATTCAGGCAATAATTATACAAATTAGATCTATGAAAGCCAGAGAATGACTGTGCCTTGAACCCTGTCTGTGTGCATAGAACAATGgggaaattaataattaaatctaTTACATATGCTCATAATTCAATACAAAAGATACCTCAGTAGTTCAAACACTCCTGTATTTTCATTTGAATAAGGCTTTCACACATGctcattatatatgtattatattttaaatttaacagcGTATTTTGTTGCCTTTATGTTTGAATTAATAAGGGCGCACTTTAATGCACTAATGGGGAATTGCATTAGCTGGCTTTGCAGACATAACTTTGAAAATCTCCCTGGTTTCCCAAGGGTGAAATCAATTTGCCCCATAACGTGTTGTCTCACAGACACATCTGGAATCTTGGAAGAATAGCTCCCCTCTACAAGCTTCTGATTTGGGCCTCCATATTTAAAAGAGGATCCCCTAGTAGAGACCCTTGCTAAATGGAACAGATACATCGAGATCATCTTCTGGATTTTGCAATCTTTTAGCCAGCTGACATGCTTTTTATGCCTGGCCCATGTTATTTTTCCAgagagcaaaaataatttttctgcaaaaaagtaaaggtttatttttaatccaataattcatttcctccctttttaaaatttttctttctcactccctctctccctctggttTTCTTTATATTCCTATTTTTAACTCTTCATACTACCTCTGGCTCCATGGAGAgtgaagaagacaagaaaattagaaaatagagagagagagaaagaaaagtatataCTATGGTGGGCAATGATGGAAAGGCCACCAAAATTGTTGAGGAACCAAGTAATAGCAGCAGAAGTACTGGAGTTCAGGACAGGGGGATTGGTGGTTGAACTACAGCACTGAAATCCCAGAGAGCACAGTGAGTTCACAAAGTGAGAGTCtcagttttctaaaaaaaaaacagggtgaCTCCACTGGAGGGTCAAATGCTAAAGTAATAATCAATGGAAAATACCCATCCCTCTGCaacccagaaaagagacaaagaagtcagtatctgtgagaaagaaagagaggaagcctAACCAACTGCTCACATCTCAGTGCAAAGCGGCTGCCAGCATACCCGGACAGCCCGGCACATGCGGAGGCACTTGCCGCTGCTGCCACTGCGCTATGACAAGGAGTTTTGTGCCTTCGGAGGAGCGCCAAATCCAATGACGCTAATTGCATTGCAGATTTCTAGCATCATTAGCAATTCTTAAAATTACATTTGCCCTGCTTAAGTTCTCTATTTCCAGCCTGGTATACGAAGGGGGCAAGTCTCTAAAGGGGATATGGGTTACAGAGAAATTTGATTggacatgctggcttcaggtgtgcaGGTGGAGGCTGGCCGGGGGGATTCACAGCCCAGGAAAAAATGCTTGTCTTATTTTAAATGCTGATTGCCGGGAGAATAAACAAAACCCGCAGCTAAATGGGCCTTAAAGGAACACTGggaattttggaaagaaaaaagcctTACCGAATAACAGTTGGAACTAGCCCTGTGGGTCCTATGGTGACAAGCACCATCCAACCACCCCGAGCGATGGAGTAACTTGCATTTGAAATAGTTGGTGCAGAAATAACCActctccttttgtttgtttgtatttaaaacaaatgaataaaatccaGATGAATtggtgtttttgctttgtttgtttccttAAAGAGAACATATTTGCTCATTAGGAAAGCTAGACAGCCAGCTCAAGAAACAAAAGCCCCAAGTCTGTGTCTCTCCTGAGCTTTGGCAAACACTTTGCCACAACATTTCCCGGCCCAAGTATCTCAACCCTGCTGGGAAGGGAAAGGCTATCCCAAGAGCAGAGCAGAGGTCAGGATCCGCCTCTCCCGAGGCTGCTGGCTCCTGAAACTGGGGCAGGGCTCTGTGCAGTTGGGACTTCCATTGCAGAGTCATTGAGAGATCACCAACACCAGCCTCTCCCAGAGTGGAGGGGTGGCCTCTACTCCGAATCTAGCAACAGAAAGGGGACCAGCTCCTGGGTATTTTTTCCAACAATTTATCCCATGTCATGAAATTGCTAAGCCTATATATttatagacacatacatacacacatatatatatacacacttacaaatatgtattatatatacagcTCTATGTATAAACACTCACATAGAGGGAGTGTATAGCTTTTAATTGGGCCGTCTTCTCAAAATAATTAAGCCAGTTTTAATGAAATACTGTTTAAGGCTGCTGGCAAGCAAAGAAGCCATCTTTAGCAGAGCATTAATAAACTGAGTCATTCGCACGAGGGAATGGCTAGCTGTATCAGTCACCTTCATGGTGCTAATAAAAGAGCTCAGTTCTCTGTGGCAGGCCAAGGATTGGAGGGCCGGGAGGGAGCACAGAGCCCAGTCATCTCGGGCTCACTGTCACAGACAGTCCTTACGGCTGCAGTGGAGTTCACAGTCCAAGCTGGAAGAAGGGTCTGCTTGCCCTCAAAGGATCCCAGCAGGAATCTCTGTCCATAGAAGAGTGAGGTGACCAATCCCAGGGGCTGGTGAGGTCTCTAGAGCTCCTTACCATCTGTGGGTGACACTGGACCAGGATTGGGAACAGGGTGCAAGGGTGGCCAGAGTTTCTCCTTTTGGTGTCCCAGTTCCTCGTCTACAGTGACCTGCCAACCCCGTGATATCAATGAGATAAACATGTTGGGAGGGTTTTTCAGAGGTGCTAATGGGGGTAATGTTTAACTCATAAAATGAGGATAGTCATTCTCTAAACCAGGAATTTAGATAGGACTTCCCTTATCAATACCTCCTGCTGCTTTTTAGCTGCTGCTTTTTAGCAGCGGGAGGTATTGATAGGTAAAGGAATATCTGGTTTGGTTTTTAGTCAAAGGGATGGTTTAGCCATACTCACAATGAGAATCTTTACAAACTGGACTGACTTTCACCAAAAGCGATGAGGTGGACTTGCTGCCACATATAGGTCCATGCCAATGAGATGGTGTAGCAGTATCTGGTGCTGGAAAGAAAGGGGCCTGTATAAGAGTCCCATTGTACCAACAAGGAAACTGACCTGCCCCAGTGTTACACCGTTTATCCCCAGTGGCACAGCCACATCCTGAATCCTTCTTCAAGAGTCCTGGGAGAAGAAAATAAGCCCCGTtaccctctcttcctttctgtcttgGAGAGAAGAGGCCTATAAAACACTAATAGTGCAGGGgaagttttttctaattccaaaCAAGGTGGGAAAAGCAGGAACCTTTTGATTTCTGTAAGATCAATTTGGTGAAGGGCTAGCACGGAAGTTTAGACTGGACCATGATAACAGTTACCCTTTACTGAGCCTTTTCACTTGCCAGGAGGACACTGTAGATGCATAATAGTTCATAATCCTCACCACAACTCTGTGAGCTAGGAAGTTGTATTCCCACTTGACagaacaggaaactgaggctcaaaaagtTAACCAACTTACCCATAGTGCTAGAGCTCACAAACAGCAAAGGCAGGATTCAGACACCTCAAGGCAGTGAACAGGGGGCCCCTGGTTCTGGTCCTCCCTCTCCCGTTCTCCTCTACCCAGGCTTGATGCTGGGTCCATCCTCCCTTTGGCCTCACCATTAAAGCTAATGCTGACATTTCCATCAACTTCCCAGTCTCACACTCCCAGGAGTAGCAACATGTATCAAGCCCTGGCGCAGACATAGTCCTTACAAAAGGCAACTtctggggaagaaaaagaaactccttGTTCTCCGCTCACTTTCAGAACTGATGCCCTGGCAGACATGAAGCGTGCTTTCAGCacgaaggaggaagaagaggaacgCGCAGGACTTGATTCCCGGTTCTCCAGAATCCGGAAGTGGAAGAAGCCTGGGAGTGACAAGGGACCCCAGATCCGGCCTAAACCAGCGCCCTGGGGTCAAGCCCCTGCGTAGTCCTGGACAAAGGAGCCGCGACCTGGAGGGGGGACCGGGAGAAGGGAACGGAGACCCCAGTGGAGCCAAGGAGCCTGGATGGGCAAAGGAAATGGGCGACGGGTAAATGGAGATGCAGCCGGGGATGGGAGAGGACGACCATCGACTGGGAAGCGGAAACCCCCTTGCGGTTTGAGGGCCCTGAGGAGGGGAAGCGCCCCGCACCCGCCCCCCAGCCCGCCTCCAGGGGTGAAGGACGGCAGGGCCTCCCGAGGCCGCCGCGCCGGGACAGCCTGACCGAGAAGCACCGAGACGAGGCCGGCGCCCACCGCCCCTGCCCGGCCCCCGTCCGCTCCTCGGGCTAGCACTAGGCCCCACCGTGCAAGCGCACTGTGCATCGCGCCTGCAGCCTTtcgaaaatagaaaaatagggagTATATGTAGTACCCCACACCCTTGTAATGATGCCGCTCCAAGCAAATGAGTCCTTAATAACAACAGGGTGCTGGGGGCAGCGACCGATGGGGAGCAAACAGCCTGGCCCTGTGGTGTAGAACTCGCGGCACTGGAGACTCCCGACACTCCATGTGGCACAAGTCCCAGGTCCCGGCGGGCCAGCACCCGGCCTTCCCCGGCGAGGAGCCGGGCTTCTGACGGGAGGGCAGGGTGGCGAGAGGGCGCCACCAGGACGCCTGACCTTGCGTGAAAAACCAGAGAATTCCACAGCACCGCGGCGAGTGCTCCCCAGCTGCGACCGCGCCTCGGGCCGCGAGGATGTTCCTATGGCGCCACCTAGTGTCGGAGGTGCAGACAACGCTCTGGCGAGGGCTGCAAGGACGGCCTGCGACCAGCCCTGGGACCTCAGACTTAGGCTGGGACCTTGGGATGGGTCATCCCAGGGGCCCCAGCTGTGGACGAGTGATGCCCTTCCACCAGGCAAAAAGCCCCCCAGACGTCTCTCTCTTCCTGCTGCAACCaaagctaaaaagaaaatttgccaGAATGAATGGAATAACTGACGGTCCCCTTCAATGAGACGTCCATGAGGTGATGTCTGGTTTTTCCTAAATACAATGGCCAGTCGATTATTAGTTCATCCAGAAAAAATATAGATGCTGTCATCGTATAAACATGAGTCTCCACATAGAACTGAGCCTCAGACCCACTGGAGGTGCTCTGTCTGGGAAACACTGAACTAGAATTTTGGGTGGAACGAAGTAGaagctttactttttatttaacagTAGCCTGAAGACCTCCTGCAGAATAATGGAAAGGATAAAGACCTGGGAGCCAGGATACTAAGGTTCTGGCATTAGCTCTGCCCCCCCAGTTGTCTGTTTGACCTCGACCAGAGGGAAACAGTTTTACTACCTCTCACAATACTGTGCAGTCTGGATTGGTATCTCCATGTAATCAATAAGGAAATAGGGGCTCCAGGAGTTTACCCAAGGCCGGGCAGCAGATCAGTGGCCAGACCAAGCTTCAGCTGCACGTCTGCCCGACTCTGAAGAGCACGTTGCCTTCACAAGCCATCAAATCCCTTCGTGCTTTGGCCTCTTCATCTACCGCTTGAAGGGGCTGTACCAAGTGGTCATGGTTCCTTCCAGATACAGCAAACCGTGATTCTAAGCTTTCACTGATCCCTTAAAACCCAGTTTTAGTGCTCACAAACGGCATGGTGATAACAAAAGAGCCTTTAAAAAGGATTTATCCACCTATAAAACCCATTAGATTTTATTTGGGGCTGTGGGCAAAGAACACCAAAGCAAACGTGTTGGAACATCAAACCTCCTTTAAAATTTAGGGCAGCAGGGACAGAGGAGAAAATCTGCACAGGGCAAGGAGGGACAACTTACAGATTCCATGGCTGGAACCAGACTGCGGGACACTGTTTATCTGCCATTGGCTTCCTGGGGGATAATTGCCTCCTGACAATTGTTTAGACTTGATAAATACATGAAATGGGACCGCCAACAGTTTATCTGGCTACCAGTTCAGATCCGGACAGAACCAGATGAAGAAGTCAGGCATATTTGCAATAACCTCAAAGATAAAACCTTCCTATCAGAGGCAGCTTATCTCCTCCTCTGGATCATGCTGCCCAGTAACTGCCACCTCcaaaagaaggaaggggagagcaCTTCTAGCAGGGGGTTCACAGTGGGCCTTGCTTGCCTTGAACTCCCCTTCCTGCTCACACGACAGGCCACCTGTCTGGCAGCAAGGGAGTGGTACTGTGCCCTGATCTGGAAGACTTAGGAAAGATGTTGGCAAGGAAAGTGGAAGTAATGAGCAACTAGATCCCAAAGCCAAGGTCACctaactctgagatgaatgcgtTCCTCGTGGGCTCTTCCTCTGTTTCATATGGACAAGCTAAAGGAACTTCAGGCCTCCCCAGCAAAGATAACACCATGAATCGCAGCTCACAGGAGCTGGGACCCTGCTGGGCTACATACTCACCCCATGACCAAAGGCAAGTGGgacccctgggcctcagtttcctcacctctcaGGGGTTTGAGCTAAATAATCCCTAAGATCCTACTGAGCCATTTTATGGACTGGAATCAAACCAGCCAGACCTCTTTATGGTTTAAAAGAGGCCAGAGGTTTCATCGAAGAACCATCTCCCTCCCTTACATTTTTCCTCAGCCCACttgcttttctcttctccctccccgACACCTCTCATTTGCCGGCCACAAACCTCCATCCTCCAACTCCTTTCCAACGTCAGTAGCTGGCTCCACCAGGCTGGCTAAGGAGCGAGGAGACCATCACCTCAGAAAGCAGCCCCGCTGGGAGGTCCACGGAGCAGTTCGCCGAGCTGTGCACAGGCCCTTTATTTTCCATCTGTCAAGAAAGGAAGCTGCCTGTTGCTTatttcctcctcccactcttctcCCTTCCCGCCAGCAGACTCTTCCACTTTCAAAATATTCTGATGGGGGATCACAGGAGTTTTCCTCAAACAAGATCACTTGGGGTCAACTACTGAGCaactcccagcctcagccccacccATTCCCTCACCCTCCAGCTTGAGCAATAGCTCCAGTTAGTAAAGCAGTTGGATCAACAGGACAACAACCAAAAGTGACCTTCTACGTCCTAAAGCCCTTGCCTGacaccacctcttttttttttttttaattattcaggGGCCTTTTGGGGACCCCCGGTTGAGCTGTATTCTGCAGAAAGAACTTCCAAACGAAAGGAATAAGGCATTGTTTTACCAAGAGCCTTTTCTCCCTCAAGAAACACAATGTAAACTAGGAAACTTGcactttcttttccctttggGTAGATGAGCAGAAGGGAAGAGTTACTACCCAGGGTGAGGTCATTCCTCCATGGTGGTAGAATATCTGGTTCTTTCAGTTTCCCCATGGTGCTGGCCTCCCAATAGGTGTTCATGAGGTGCAGGCTAATTGGGTGAGTGGATGCAGTGCTCTGATGGATTTATTCAGTGTACAAGATTGCAAAGCCATGTGCCAGCAAAGGCTTAACCACCCCACCCTACCCTTCAGACCAGCTCCATAGCTTTCCATGTCCCTGTCTGCCCAGCCTCAGGCCAAAGCAAAGGCAGGGATCTGAGCTGTACCCACTGTGAACGCCCATCTCCTGACCCCTGTGCTAGTGTCTTGTCCCTGCATGCCTCGGCTGTCTTCTCTCTGGACTATGATTCATGGCagatattaaaaaggaaacagcatCCTTCAATTCTTTCTACCATTTCTCTTATCTTTAAAGGGTTCTTATTAAGCAGTATCTTCAAACTTATTTATGTGATGTCATGCTAGGAAGCAGCGTTGTCAATGTGCCACTTTCCATGAGCACTgaattcagtaaaaataaaagccaaataaaTGATATATTGTCTCCATGCAGAATCTTCTCTAGTCATGACTAGCTATCCAGATAGTAGGGAATCCCTAAAGATAATCAGATAATGGTGACTTTTGCTTACTGAGGCAAGCTCCCCTTTCCTCTGCGCTTCTGGAGTGATTGATCCAGAGAGGCCAGCTTCTTGCTGTGGCACAGCTGCAATCCGCTGTAAGAAGCcagcccagaagcagggacacAAAATCATGGGGAGCCGACCATGGCCAAAGCATCATGCTATTACCCTTCACTTCACATTTTTTAGCTCTTTTTTGAATGTTATGAAAGATACacagatgtatatattttatgttttcatattaCAAATGAAAGGGCAGGAGGAAgtgaggaaggggaagaaagtaGCATTCAAACGCCAAGCATCATGCTGGGAACTTGGAGTTCTCAAGCCCTCCAGTCTTGGTCACTGGGGAAGGGAATGGGTATCACCCGCTTAGTTCATATTTGAATAACTGCTCATACTTGAAACTGTCTTCAACTGCAACAACATGAAGTGGGGAGCCCCCACAGGATCTCCACGTCTTCCCTGAGAGCTCTTGGACCATGCTCCTTCATCCTCCATGATTTTGATCTTGCAGTTCTGTTTACCTTCAGTGCCTTCTCACTCTTTACACCCTCATCCCAACCCCTTCCACTTTTCAAGACTCATTTAGACATCATCCCCAAGAAAGCTTCTGATTCCCCACTGTCCAGTCCCATCTGGGTGGGTACCCATAGAGATGTCCTGTACACCTTGTCCCCACGTGTTAGAATACTCTGTATATCTGTCTGCTTCCTCAAGGTACTGTGAGCTCTTTGAATGAGAGTCTTGTTCAGGTTTGCATCCCCAGTGTCTACTGGTTCAGTTCTAGGCTACCACTTGCCCAAACAACACCTCTGTGttctaagaaaaagaagaatgcagCCCCATCCCTCCCACTCACGCCATACGCACACTGTCAGCCTCCAAGCAAGGCCATGTGACTCCCTTGTTCAAGTCAGAAAAAGGTTCTCCCTCCTCATAGTGGGTGCAGCTCTACAGCAAGGAGCAAGGCGTGGTGAGTAGGAGATGAGCTGGATGTCAGCACCCACTGGGCCCAGGCTCCAGGTAACCTGCACAACTGTATTAGTTGGCTCTGGTTGGATCAATCACTCCATCCAGAGAGCAGTGACCCACTTCTCCTGACCTCTGGCTCAACTTCCAAGACACTAGGCTGCTTTTCTGCTCTACTACCAGCTACTCCCTCTAACTACAGCTGCTCCATGAGGTAGATAAGCCCCTGTGTCTCTTAACGGCACAGTGCCCCATGCAACCCAAACACAGACCCCAGGAGAGAGAAGCCGGGGAGGTCCTGTTTCTTCCAGGCCCATTGCCAGCCTCTGTCCGGGTCTGGGCACATGGGCTCATTTACATGGCtggtttggagcctttggcagatGAAAGTGTGCGGATGGTTTTATATGTGTTGCTCATCATTAAACCTCCCCTTCAGGGTTTCTTGCCGCCTTTGGTTTGTGTCTCAATCTGGAGCAAATTTAAGCAACGGTTTAGGCCTCTGCATTTCCTTGGTTTAATtaataattcataataaaaatttaatcaagGCATAAGCTTTTGTGGAAGGttataaaacacttttatttgCCCTGGAGATCAGAATGACCACTTTCTAAATCTGTGAAATGATGGGTTTTTTTCCCAAATGAGGAAATTTTACTCTCAACTGTAAATTTCAGCTGTTTGCCATATGTAACCACAGAGAATCTGTTTATTGACTTAGTATATTAGGAGTAGTTaggcaggaagaaaaataaacccaaactCCAGACAGGAGAAAGTGTGGGGAAGGAATGAAGAGTTGAAGTTAGAGTCTAGCAAACCTCTAGCCTCAGAGAATAACGAGAAGAGATAAATGGTAGAACCCATCTCCCAAAGGAGATGATCATGATAGTAACCAGATTGAGAGACAAAGAAATGGCAGGACAGTCATCACAAGCCATTCAAGATCTTTGGAGACATAAGCAGAGAATGCAAAGGGAAGAGTAGAGCCGTGAGAGGATATTAGACACTATGTGAACTCTGCAGCAAGGTGTGGAGTCCTGCTTAGTGAAAACTGTAAACACGGGATGGGTTTTTACCTGCCTGAAATAGCAGAAAAGAGTTCTTGGTAAATAGCAGAGAGAGGGTCTAGACCAGGGGTAGCTCAAACGTGCGTCTATAGACAAAGCCAAACCACCAGGAAAGCCACCTAAAAATACGGAGTCCTCGGCCTCCACTTTAAATGCCTTTTAAAGCTCTGCAGGTGACTTTGATGTCAGCCAGCTTTGGGAACCATGGTCCAGATGACCTTTTAAAGTCCTTCAGCATTAATTCTCTGAGATTtgtaaaaattaagtcaagagAGGAAGCACAAAGTTGCTGCAAAGAGCTGGATTCAGGGGATAATGTCTAATAATCAGTTTTCTCCATAATAATTATTGTAAAAACAACATGTTATTAACTTTGTGGTTACTCCCTTACTCTGACAACAACTCTTAAAGAAGGGTATTATCATCCCTCTTTTAGAGCAGGAAATGGAGTTTCAGAGACGTGAATCAGTTAGCCCAAAGCCATGCTGCTAGTGAATGGCAGGGACAGGTTTTGAGTCTCCTGACTGCAAACACGGTACTCAACCCTCATGGCCTGCACGGACCAGTCCTCCTTAAAGTTAGCtaagtgggctgggcgtggtggctcatgcctgtaatcccagcactttgggaggccgagctaggcggatcatgaggtcaggagttcgagagcagcctggccaacatggtgaaatgccgtctctactgaaaatacaaaaattagcagggtgtggtggtgggcacctgtaatcccagctactcaggaggctgaggcaggagaatcgcttgaacctggggggcagaggttgcagtgagctgagattatgccactgcactccagcctgggcaacaagagcaaaactctgcctcaaaaaaataataataataaaataaagttagcTAAGTGTAACAACAGGGTTTGCCAGGTGGTAAAGGT includes these proteins:
- the LOC129397803 gene encoding uncharacterized protein LOC129397803; its protein translation is MEVCGRQMRGVGEGEEKSKWAEEKWISESLESRFAVSGRNHDHLVQPLQAVDEEAKARRDLMACEGNVLFREHPRGPRRGRSWGALAAVLWNSLVFHARSGVLVAPSRHPALPSEARLLAGEGRVLARRDLGLVPHGVSGVSSAASSTPQGQAVCSPSVAAPSTLLLLRTHLLGAASLQGCGVLHILPIFLFSKGCRRDAQCACTVGPSASPRSGRGPGRGGGRRPRLGASRSGCPGAAASGGPAVLHPWRRAGGRVRGASPPQGPQTARGFPLPSRWSSSPIPGCISIYPSPISFAHPGSLAPLGSPFPSPGPPSRSRLLCPGLRRGLTPGRWFRPDLGSLVTPRLLPLPDSGEPGIKSCAFLFFLLRAESTLHVCQGISSESERRTRSFFFFPRSCLL